A single region of the Winslowiella toletana genome encodes:
- the yceD gene encoding 23S rRNA accumulation protein YceD has protein sequence MQKVKLPLTLDPVRTAQKRLDYQGIYTPEQVERVAESVVSVDSDVECTMSFAIDNQRLAVLNGTAEVAVTLSCQRCGKSFPHQVHITYCFSPVVNDDQAEALPEAYEPINVNEFGEIDLLAVVEDEIILALPVVPVHDSEHCEVSEADMVFGKLPEEAEKPNPFAVLASLKRK, from the coding sequence ATGCAAAAGGTAAAATTACCCCTGACTCTTGATCCGGTACGTACGGCTCAAAAACGCCTTGATTATCAAGGCATTTACACACCTGAACAGGTGGAGCGCGTTGCCGAGTCTGTAGTCAGCGTGGATAGTGATGTGGAATGTACCATGTCGTTCGCTATCGACAACCAGCGTCTCGCTGTGCTGAATGGCACCGCTGAGGTTGCTGTAACCCTGTCGTGTCAGCGTTGCGGTAAGTCTTTCCCTCACCAGGTCCACATAACGTATTGTTTTAGTCCGGTGGTCAATGACGATCAGGCTGAAGCACTGCCGGAAGCGTACGAGCCGATCAACGTCAACGAGTTTGGCGAAATTGATCTGCTGGCAGTTGTCGAAGATGAAATCATCCTCGCATTGCCGGTCGTTCCGGTTCATGATTCTGAACACTGTGAAGTGTCCGAGGCGGACATGGTTTTTGGGAAGTTGCCTGAAGAGGCAGAAAAACCAAATCCATTTGCCGTATTAGCCAGTTTAAAGCGTAAGTAA
- the rpmF gene encoding 50S ribosomal protein L32 has protein sequence MAVQQNKPTRSKRGMRRSHDALTTSTLSVDKVSGETHLRHHITADGYYRGRKVIAK, from the coding sequence ATGGCCGTACAACAGAATAAACCAACCCGTTCCAAGCGTGGCATGCGTCGCTCTCACGATGCTCTGACCACTTCCACTCTTTCCGTAGACAAAGTTTCTGGCGAAACTCATCTGCGTCACCACATCACTGCGGATGGTTACTACCGCGGTCGCAAGGTCATCGCTAAGTAA